The following coding sequences lie in one Zingiber officinale cultivar Zhangliang chromosome 2B, Zo_v1.1, whole genome shotgun sequence genomic window:
- the LOC122046034 gene encoding cytochrome P450 CYP73A100-like: MTISVARFAALTLLAGASAFLAKSGQSLAVVSIPLLLIVAFVLFSSSSGGGGKTPPGPVAWPIFGNWLQVGNDLNHRNLVGMAEKYGGVFLLRLGVRNLAVVSDPKLAAEVLHTQGVEFGSRPRNLVWDIFTASGKDMVFTEYGDHWRKMRRIMTMPFFTSKVVAQYKGMWEEEMDAVTECLRAAPPAGVVVRRRLQLMLYNIMYRMMFDARFESVDDPLFQQATQFNSERSRLAQSFDYNYGDFIPILRPFLKGYLEKCRDLQSRRLAFFNDNYVQKRRKVMSARDGSSDRLRCAMDYILEAEMNGEISSDNVIYIVENINVAAIETTLWGMEWALAELVNHPRCQKRLREELRQVLGEDPVTETSLPRLPYLEAVVKETLRLHSPIPLLVPHMNLDAAKLGGYDIPKRTKVIVNAWWLGNNPEWWLRPEEFRPERFLEEEQEVDAVVGGGKVDFRFLPFGVGRRSCPGIILAMPLLGLVVGKLVKEFEMAPPPGMEKIDVTEKGGQFSLQIAKHATIVFRPVPAA; encoded by the exons ATGACGATCTCCGTGGCCAGGTTCGCCGCCCTCACTCTCCTCGCCGGCGCCTCCGCGTTTCTCGCCAAGTCCGGACAATCTCTGGCTGTGGTGTCCATTCCTCTCCTCTTAATCGTCGCGTTCGTTTTGTTCTCCTCCTCCTCTGGCGGCGGTGGTAAAACTCCACCTGGACCTGTCGCCTGGCCCATCTTTGGCAACTGGCTCCAGGTAGGGAACGACCTGAACCACCGGAACCTGGTGGGCATGGCCGAGAAGTATGGTGGCGTGTTCCTGCTTCGGCTGGGGGTGCGGAACCTGGCGGTCGTTTCCGACCCCAAGCTCGCCGCCGAGGTGCTCCACACGCAGGGCGTGGAGTTCGGCTCTCGCCCGCGGAATCTGGTGTGGGACATCTTCACCGCCAGCGGCAAGGACATGGTGTTCACTGAGTACGGCGACCACTGGCGCAAGATGCGGCGCATCATGACCATGCCCTTCTTCACCAGTAAGGTAGTCGCGCAGTACAAGGGGATGTGGGAGGAGGAGATGGACGCGGTGACGGAGTGCCTGCGGGCGGCGCCGCCCGCAGGCGTCGTGGTCCGCCGCCGCCTACAGCTGATGCTCTACAACATCATGTACCGGATGATGTTCGACGCGCGGTTCGAGTCGGTGGACGACCCGCTGTTCCAGCAGGCGACTCAGTTCAACTCCGAGCGGAGCCGCCTCGCGCAGAGCTTCGATTACAACTACGGCGACTTCATCCCCATCTTGAGGCCCTTCTTGAAGGGCTACTTGGAGAAATGCAGGGACTTGCAGAGCCGCCGCCTTGCCTTCTTCAACGACAACTATGTCCAGAAAAGAAG GAAGGTCATGTCCGCCAGAGATGGGAGCAGCGACCGGTTGAGGTGCGCCATGGACTACATCCTCGAAGCAGAGATGAACGGAGAGATCAGCTCCGATAACGTTATCTACATCGTCGAGAACATTAACGTTGCAG CGATAGAGACGACGTTGTGGGGAATGGAGTGGGCGCTGGCGGAGCTGGTGAACCACCCGAGATGCCAGAAGCGGCTCCGGGAGGAGCTCCGGCAAGTGCTGGGCGAGGATCCAGTGACAGAGACGAGCCTGCCGCGACTGCCGTACCTGGAGGCGGTGGTGAAGGAGACGCTCCGGCTTCACTCGCCGATCCCGCTTCTGGTCCCCCACATGAACCTCGACGCAGCGAAGCTGGGGGGGTACGACATCCCCAAGCGGACCAAGGTGATCGTAAACGCGTGGTGGCTGGGGAACAATCCGGAGTGGTGGTTGCGGCCGGAGGAGTTCCGGCCGGAGAGGTTCCTGGAGGAAGAGCAGGAGGTGGATGCTGTGGTGGGCGGGGGGAAGGTTGACTTCCGGTTCCTACCCTTTGGGGTGGGCCGGCGGAGCTGCCCAGGGATCATACTGGCAATGCCGCTGCTGGGGCTCGTCGTGGGGAAGCTGGTGAAGGAGTTCGAGATGGCGCCGCCACCGGGGATGGAGAAGATCGACGTGACGGAGAAGGGAGGGCAGTTCAGCTTGCAGATTGCAAAGCACGCCACCATCGTCTTCCGCCCAGTTCCGGCGGCGTGA
- the LOC122046035 gene encoding 60S acidic ribosomal protein P3-like, translating into MGVFTFVCRSSGSEWSAKQLAGDLEASAASTFDLQRRLVHAVLGVDSSGGVQSSFSLVSPSSAVFQVIIGGGGGAAFIGGGAPSGGAIAGSGGGGAAAPEAPPAEEKKEEKEESDEDMGFSLFD; encoded by the exons ATGGGCGTCTTCACCTTCGTGTGCCGCAGCTCCGGTAGCGAATGGAGTGCGAAGCAGCTCGCCGGCGACCTCGAGGCATCGGCTGCTTCGACCTTTGATCTCCAGCGGCGGCTTGTCCATGCGGTGCTCGGCGTTGACTCTTCGGGCGGCGTCCAGTCGTCCTTCTCATTGGTCTCTCCGTCGTCGGCCGTCTTCCAG GTAATTATTGGCGGCGGAGGTGGTGCTGCTTTCATTGGCGGTGGTGCTCCTTCAGGAGGCGCAATTGCTGGTTCTGGTGGTGGTGGTGCTGCTGCCCCAGAGGCACCTCCTGCTgaggaaaagaaggaagagaaagaGGAGAGTGATGAGGATATGGGATTCTCCCTCTTTGATTAG
- the LOC122046036 gene encoding uncharacterized protein LOC122046036 — translation MSPLVFPTVNLKDRVSSLPVYFHGEEADPVVAMRKQDEFGLDGEAAAGEGEVEDEEASSSIGSASSSSSGSAHGEEEEVESKRKAGTLGSLDSLEDALPVKRGLSNFFTGKSKSFASLVDVAGVCANDVAKPENPLNKRRRVLMMSKMRRASYTSFLCPALPPLLSLAHAVEEADEEGEEEEEEEHKGGVLGSFPPLAGGGLVGKRPFRSPRSFSLSDLQRHA, via the exons ATGTCGCCGTTGGTTTTTCCTACCGTTAACTTGAAGGATCGCGTGAGTAGCTTGCCGGTTTACTTCCACGGCGAGGAGGCGGACCCGGTGGTAGCGATGAGGAAGCAGGATGAGTTCGGATTAGATGGGGAGGCGGCGGCGGGGGAGGGGGAGGTGGAGGATGAAGAAGCGAGCTCCTCCATCGGCTCCGCTTCATCTTCCTCATCGGGTTCAGCGCAcggcgaggaggaggaggtggagagCAAGCGAAAAGCTGGGACTTTGGGATCCTTGGATTCGCTGGAAGATGCGCTTCCCGTTAA GCGAGGTTTATCCAATTTCTTCACAGGGAAGTCCAAGTCCTTCGCCAGCCTCGTCGACGTCGCTGGCGTCTGCGCTAACGACGTCGCCAAGCCGGAGAACCCCTTAAACAAGCGCCGTCGTGTGCTGATGATGAGCAAGATGCGGCGGGCGTCGTACACCTCGTTCCTCTGCCCGGCATTGCCGCCGCTCCTGTCGCTCGCCCACGCCGTGGAGGAGGCCGACGAGGAgggggaggaagaggaagaggaggagcatAAAGGCGGCGTCTTGGGGTCATTTCCTCCCCTTGCCGGCGGCGGGCTCGTCGGAAAGCGGCCATTTCGATCACCGAGGTCCTTCTCCCTCTCCGATCTGCAACGCCATGCTTAG
- the LOC122048388 gene encoding uncharacterized protein LOC122048388, producing INFRYSNDGFAPASRALALLQSIYRAFSASKLVREVFDPISQRVRSLDSPSIPDPRAEFSDFVASQASVAGELPTLSPIKTVATGDGGGGEEGCITPKSEEYTLKLPAVYPPAPRKPKVARRTSPSAVSATDSKKFCAVPRDLTSVFLSLPSKKRIHLTISGTKFSAFCELLRSCLTVMQPLN from the exons attaattttcgCTACTCGAATGACGGCTTCGCCCCTGCGTCTCGAGCTCTCGCTCTTCTCCAAAGTATTTACCGTGCCTTCTCTGCCTCCAAATTGGTCCGCGAGGTGTTCGATCCGATTTCTCAAAGAGTTCGAAGCCTCGATTCGCCTTCGATTCCCGATCCCCGAGCAGAATTCTCTGATTTCGTGGCGTCGCAGGCCTCTGTCGCCGGCGAATTGCCCACCCTTTCTCCGATCAAGACGGTGGCCACTGGCGACGGTGGCGGCGGCGAGGAAGGGTGCATCACGCCAAAGTCGGAGGAGTACACCCTCAAGCTTCCCGCGGTGTACCCGCCGGCCCCGAGGAAGCCAAAGGTCGCGAGGAGGACTTCGCCGTCGGCGGTGTCGGCGACCGACTCCAAGAAATTCTGCGCCGTTCCCCGAGACCTGACCTCGGTCTTTCTGTCTCTCCCTTCCAAGAAGAGGATCC ATCTAACAATATCAGGGACAAAATTCTCTGCATTTTGTGAATTGCTTCGATCTTGCCTTACGGTTATGCAGCCACTGAATTAA